From the genome of Dehalococcoidales bacterium:
CCGTAAGCATTCGCTGCGGCAATAGTAATTGTTTTCGTTTCTTTTTCTTTCATCCCGATAATTGCCGCCTCGAAATCGGAAATCATTGAACCTTTGCCAAGCACAAACTCAAGCGGCTGACCTCCGACCGATGTTTCGTATACGATACCGTCGGGAAGCGATAAAGTATAATCCACCTTCACCGTATCTCCGTTTTGGGCGATAACGGAACTGCAAGAAGATAGAACTGCCAAACCAAAAAGGGATACGAGAACCAAAACAGAGGCGATAACCGGACGAACTTTTTTCAATTTTTTACTCCCGCTTAAGATTGCATTACGGAAAATTTAATTTATTTTAATGGCGCCGGTAGGGCATTTTCTTTCACAGCCGCGTAACTTGTCGCACTTTTCTTGTTCGGTTACGGAACAAGTACCGGTTTCTTTATCCATATACAATATCTGCTGAGGGCATATTTTAATGCATACGCCGCAGCCGGAACAGAGTTCTTTATTGATTGATACGATTTCTTTCATAAACGGTACGATTATAACGCAGGCAGAATATCTATCAATTATAACTGTTGTTAAGAGGGCTGTC
Proteins encoded in this window:
- a CDS encoding peptidylprolyl isomerase, producing the protein MKKVRPVIASVLVLVSLFGLAVLSSCSSVIAQNGDTVKVDYTLSLPDGIVYETSVGGQPLEFVLGKGSMISDFEAAIIGMKEKETKTITIAAANAYGEYQEDLIITIKRSQIQGGENVKVGDYLTMSTGGGYISQVQVIAASNEDVTIDANHPLAGKDLTFKIDLLKIN
- a CDS encoding 4Fe-4S binding protein — translated: MKEIVSINKELCSGCGVCIKICPQQILYMDKETGTCSVTEQEKCDKLRGCERKCPTGAIKIN